The sequence TGGTCAAGCTGAACTCACAGCTACTGATGAGAAAGGTCTTCCGAGTGAACCAAAGCAGAATCGTACCTTACCAAGAGACAATCATGGATTTAGATTAGCAACCCCACCCcagttaaaatgataaaaacccatatgtcattaaaaaaaaaattttttttttttgctttcatagcTTATTTGGCAAAACACTATTATGATGTAATTCCAAAGGCAAAATGCGTAACACATGGGTTCCTATCAAAGCAACCTGAACTGGGATGAATGCTCCGGTTTCATGTGATAAAACACTACATCAGCttccttttgtatattttgtcaAGGATTCCTTTTGTTTATAGTGCAGATAACCAAATGAAGTCTCAAGTACAATCCAAACCAAACCAATTCATATGAACAGAGAAAAGCTATTTCATCATGCAACTGATTTAACAAGAGCATTTCTGGGCAGAGCAGGTGTGCCTTGCTTCCTCATGTTTATGCTCAGTATTGTGGGGATAAAAGGCATGGTTCCTGTCCTCAGGGCGATTATACcattaaaagaagagagaagggaatatAACAGTGAGTAACAGCACAAGCTTGGTAGTTAAGCTGCCTGAGTTTGACTCTCGGATCCATTACTCACCAGCcggtgactttgagcaagtctGTGACCTCTCCAAACTTTTCCCTCCGAAAAATGAGGACAGATAGGGCCTAACCCATGAGGATCCTGCAGGGATTCATTCAacatagtgcctggtacacagtaaatACTCAGTAAGTGTTAGTGACTAGTATTATCATGCTTACTATTAGATACCTTAATGCTACAGGAGTTCTAAGGAAGGTAAAGAAACTTTCTGGGCTAGAGTGATCAGGGAAGGCTACATAGAAGACAGAGTTCAGCTAAGCTCTAAGGAATGGATGCCATTCAGGCATGTGGATGAGGGAGTCAGAGCAGAGAGGGCAGTGAACCTGGCAACAGCAAAAATGccagaagagaaatgataaaatcaGTACATGGCAGGCAGATCGGAATGGTGGAGAATTTCTGATTTGAGAAAACGATGGGAGACACGCTAAGAAGGCACATaaggcctctgtgtgtgtgcgtgtaggGGCTTTGCATGATGGGCCAAGGACTCTAGGGTTTAGCTGGCAGGCAATGAAAAACTACTgaattcaaaaagtaaaattaaaaaataatgctaaaaaaaaaaaaaaagtaacgcTAATCTTCCTCATGCAAAATATAACTGGAAGGGTAAACCAGTGATTTTCCAACTTGAACGTGCGTGCCTATCACTCAGGGATCACGTTAAAGTAAACACATTTGACTCAGTAGGTTtggagtggggcctgagattAGGCATTGCTAATAAGCTCCTTGgtactgatgctgctggtcacTGGAAGGCTCTTTAAATGGCAAGTGTGTGTCTATTCAAGGTAACCTGATAGAGGAGGACTGGGTAAGAGGCACGCAGACAAGATGGCTAGACGTGAGGTGGCAAATCACAGGTCCTTATGTCACAGTAAAAACACAgtactgaaaattttaatttcattgtagGAGATAGATTAAGAAGGACAATCAAAACTCTTGAGTGGAACTCCTAGTCCTGAGCCTATTTTTTTGcatcttaaaataatattaaatatctcacataaaatataaatttattttattaaatacgagcttttcttattttactaATACAACGCACAGTATCATTAGGATTGTTTTAGCCAGAAGTTAGCTCTCGACTACAAAAGAAAAGCCTAAGAAATGGATTCCTCTTTCTATAAAGGAAAATGGCATGAATACATTCATGATGTGTGGCTATTAATAACTTCAGGGATGACTGAAAGGGTTAGCAACATTTGGTCATAAGAAAGAAACCATGGCAGCAGTATCTTATGTGACAGttggagtaaaagaaaaatagcccTCATGCTATTACAGCAGGAACAGCGTATTCGACCATATATGTAGATGAGGAATTAGATACGTCGGCCATAACACTTGTTATAGTGACACCTCAAAAACCAAACCCAGGGTTGGATAGCTGTCAAACCCAGTAATTTCCTCTTGAGAGCAGTCTTTGTCACATTGACAGACCACATCTGTATTCAGGCGGCGGTCGCTTCTGAATAATATCTGTgatacacagagaaaataaagaagactgCCATGCCACTCTCCATGATAGATGACCCCACCAGCGGGTTCTGGAACTAGAAGAAGCCTGCCAGATAATATAACACAACCCCCTCATTTCTGAGATGAGGAGACTGCAGGCCAGAGAGGTGCGGTGATTTGTGGCAGAACTGGGACCAGAACTCAAGTCTTCCTGCTCCCCGGCCCTGGGGCTCACAGCTCAACGTGACCTTAATATGGCGCTGGGTGTAGCATTCagagagcaaaacaaaaaatatagagaatagaAAGCCCATTCGCTACATAAGccatcatttacataaaatggaGTCATCTGTTCAACATGTACGAAACTGCGCTGTGCTGTCTCTAGGGTGATAGTGAACACTTTACTGTGCCTGCTCACATTAAGCTCGTGCCCTAATACTGGATTATAGGTATCCAAATTAACTATGAATAAGCATAAAGGAGAAAGATATTTATGACAGATTAGAAGCTTAAAGCAGAAGGTGAAGACAATTTCCCTTTGGGGGTTGGAAGGTGGTTGGTAGGGTAGGGCCAACTTTCAGGATAAGAACTTTActttaatttagttattttgagagaaagagagacagagcatgtgagcaggggagggacagagagagaaggagagaaagaatccgaagcaggctccacactgccagcacagaacccgacacaaggctcgaatgcacgaaccgtgagatcatgacctgagctgaagtcaagagcccgacacttaaccgtctgagccaccccggtgcccccttAACAGCTGGGCTGTGAAGGTGAGTACAGTTTGCATCTGGGTGGTTTAACGTGAAACAGGACTACAAAATCTGGATATCTGAAATGTAAAAGGGATTAAATATTCCTTCCAATCAAATACTATATCCTTGATAATATAAACGAAGTTAGCTTAACTAAAGAAACCAAAATAGCATGTTCTATTTGAAACTCTACGTAATGAGGCCATCGCTCTTCTCTACCTGTATCCTGTCCAGATTCTGAGCTTCGATTCCTGTGGCACCAGTTCTAAAATACTGGGAAACGGACAATCTGCAAATGCAAGGATAGAAGTCTTTTCCCCAACTCACCACCTTTTGTTTGATTGCCCAGCGCTTCAGATACGGACATGGACTCCTGTCTTACCACCAGGCCCCCCAGGCTGATGTTGATTTATATTCACGGTCTCCAGCCAGGTCACCGGCCGCCTTCGGTGCATGGTGTCCACTCAAGAAAATGCCCCAAGCCCGCACTCGATCCCCAAGGAGATAATTTTTCTCCATggtacaaaaatcaattaaaagcCCTCAGAAAAGCtggaattttcttaaaatgattcGAATCTATTTCTATAGCTGGATTTTTTAAGTAGTTGTATTCAATATTTTACATGTGAAATCCCCAGAGAGAGGAAATTCTGAGGTCAGCCTGAAAAGCTCACACACATTAATACTGTCCACTCAGGAGCCATATGCACGAGGAtaatcagaaaaggaaatctcTGACAATAAGATTTTGAAACcaaagagtgaaataaaaattcaggcaTTACCATTGCCGAGAAGATaggaaaatttgtaaaataaaaattggcaaCTCAGTAAGTCTACTTCTTTGGCCATTATACTTATATAGGTATAGCTGGTAATGACTATGCATGGTTACAAAAAAATGACATGTGATTTCTaggcttttttaatatttttctaggcACAGAAGCATGTAGATACTGCTGGGCCGATAATCATATTCATCACAGTAGGTACTCACTATAAGAACGGTGCTCTTGTTGAGGTCACATGACTACAGTTAGAAGAGAATTGTTCTGATGCACAAAATAATGACTGAGAAATTTTTTCTTGTCCAAGAAAATGCTATGCAACAAGTGTGCTATCAGCAAAAAGGAATTATAGAAAGCTAAAGAATATAGGAATATTACTTCAAAAGAGATgcaaataaattggaaaataaatgctATCTTCAATGACTTTCCTTTTGGGTCCTGGGCTCTGTAAGACTctcttccacttagcataacagaACTGTCTGTTAGTCTATTTTACCCAAGTTCGTGACAACCCTTCCCTCTATAACGGCCACGATAGGAGACATATCTGATCTTTCTGCCAAGAGGATAGCCATCCCTCCTAATCCCCTACTCCCACTGAAACTTTGACATTGAAAACATATTAATCAAAGAGTCGTGATGCTCTTATTGTCGACCATTGTTCAATAACCAGAAGAGGAGAGTtagatgttctttgttttttgaccTTCCCACATAACATGAAGAATGGGATTCTTACACCAAAATGATCAGATATAACTTTAAATGTCTCCGGTCATGATTAGAGAGCCTCGTGGAGCCTCGATATTTCCAACATGACATTAGTGCCTGGCAATCTGCCTGCACACTCAGAACCTGAGACAGTGGGTCAGGAAGTGGGCCTTCTGCATATCCACATTTCATTTCATGGCTGGAAAGCAGAAGCTTCCCAGAGCTTTTCGCCAATTGACAGGTGGTGGGAAAGTGCAAATCTCAGTGCTTACAATGAGATGGAGAAGGCTCCTAGGCATGGAGGAGTAAATATACCCATGCAGAGAAAAATGCCTGCCAGAAGTATCACAGGGTGCTGATGGCAGGCAAAGTCAGGAAAGAACATTAAGCCAGCTCCTTGATAACAGCTGAGGCTAAATTGTGAATTGCAAGCGACCACAATATAAAGCAAAGAGAGGCCATCAGAGATTAATTGTGAAAACCacatgcaaaaagagaaaaatggaaggcaAAGCCACATGTGGTTACAAAGCTCCTGATTgcattttaaagtactttttccTAGTTTAGAAGAAGTAaattaaaccattaaaaaaaaaaaaacgcaagtGAGAATTTCACTGTCACTGGATATTCGGAGTGACAATGAaccaacaattatttattaagtaactACAACGCATGAGGCAACATGCTGGAGCCAGCGGGTTACGGATAAGCTCATAAACTCAAAGAGCTTGCAGTATCTTATGAAGATAATCCTAAACGCTGCATTTTGTTTATCAAGTAAGTGAAAAGATATACAACCATAAATAGTACCAAAATTTAGTGAAAGGAGACAAGACTattcaatataaagaaaaagaaacttttcttgAGCAGGACCTTGAAAGGTCTAATCTGGGCAGGTTGGAAGTACAGAAAGGCATTGCCAATAGGGGAAACAGAATGAAGTTCAAATACACATCACACATTCAAAGGAACAAGCATTATGCCAAGGGAAACACAGGAATTTGGGGCTAATGAAAGAGGAGTTTGAAAAGGAATCAGATTTTGGAGAGCCAGGTTAAATAGCTTTAATCCTACCTGTTAGAGGCACTGAAGATCActgaatgttaaaaacaaaaacaacaacaacgacgacaACAAAAACACCACCACTATAAAATCTTCTCTAAGTTCCAGCAGTATTAAAGacaaaagatattttttgttttaacctttTAGTGCTAGAAACAGCCTATTATCTCACATTCATTCCACTGTACCAACAATACTACCCACAGTTCTCAAACTCTTCTGCCATTTGTAGtgggtaggggaaaaaaaaaagatcttcaaaAAAAGAATTCCCTAAGAACTTCTGAATAATGAAACAACACCTCTGATACAGCCTCAGTTATTTTAGTACACAAATCACGATTATCAGTCCTAAGTGGAAAGCAAAGTTTCAAATACTGAAAGGATTCTCAAGTTCTGAAATccatatattaaacattttatgataTCTTTAGAGATAAGATAAACTAGTAccaatttttgtctttgttttttgcataATGTATCATCTCTTGGTTTAAGCAGCAATTTGTTCTTCAAAACCCTTTCCATGGTAGAAaacttgtttctttaatttatatgaaaaaagctATACTTAGCAGCCCCCAAGCAatcactaattaaaaataaaatctcagggtgcctgggtggctcagttcattaagtgtctgactcttggttttagctaaggtcatggtctcacagttcttgagttcaaaccctgcagtgggctctgtgctgacagtgtagagcctgcttggaattatctctctccctctctctctctgcccctcccccactcactctctctgtctctctcaaaataaataaattttgaaaaaataaaaataaaatctcaaaaaccaTTGCTTCCCCTAATAAAACAAACACCTCTATAAAACAAGAATTGAAAGTATGTATAGAAAGGCTTAGGGAAGATACTATAAAACATTATGATAcagcaaaataacaaaatgaaattaaacatcaGTGTATAtaacttaagaaagaaatataaaagaaaaataaaaccatagcagagaaaaaagaaaagccatattGATCACAGGACAAAGAATAGACTTTGCTGAAAATATGTGATGAGATATAGTGAGCAAAACAAGCCAATGAAAGAGACactaatagaaaattaaaaggacttctggggtgcctgggtggctcacaaggttaagtatccgacttcggcttgggtcatgatctcacggttcgtgagatcgaactctgcatcaggctctgtgctgacagctcagagcctggagcctgcttcagattctgtgtctgcctctctctctgcccctccctcactcatgctctgtctctctctgtctctcacaaatagataaatgttaaaaaaaaattttttttaaattaaaaggacTTCCAACGTAAGCATAATCAGcattctcaaagaaaaagaaagtgactcAAAAATGCTAATGTTCAATccactatgtatttttatttaagggCAATGATAGCCCAGATATCAACATTTTGAAACACGAAAGACACCAGAGAATACAGTTCTCATGATCCCTACTAGAGGACAGACTTCAGCTAAGCATAAACTATGGCACAAGGCTTGGAGGTGAGCTTTGAATCCACATAACTGTAGAATTAAGACTAAAACAAGAGATTATGACTGCTAATCATAAATGTTATACTATATATACCCATTAAAAATGTGAGTGTTATAAACCCTGacaatatgtatttttacaaatCACATTgcttttgaggtgcctgggtggctcagtcagttaaacacccaacttcagctcagatcatgatctcatggtttatgagtttgagccccaagtcaggctctgtgctgacagctcggagcctggagcctgctttagattctgtgtctccctctctctctgcccctccccgacttgtgttctgcctctctcgctcaaaaataagcattaaaaaattcttttaaaaagaaaacacattgcttttattcatgataaaatcaATAATGTAAACATTCCCAGAATACTTAGGAAGCAATTCACAAACCTTCTACAAGTACCTCATTTAGCTCTTATGACGCTTTAATGAATGATCCAACAACTTAAAACCAAAATGATTCTTTGATGCCTTACGCCCCAAGTCTGTCTTCTTGAATTGGTTGTTTGGCTGGTTTTATTGTTGTGGTTCGTTGGTCAGGCTTAAAAAATGAATGTGATATGGACAACTACTTCCAAAAGAGACCATTCTTCATCTTTAGAAGTTTCTTTAGGAAAAATATGGCAGTAAATGAATGGAAGGTAATGAAAATTTCTTCAGTTATTCACACCACAGATGACTCTAATTAGGATTCTCCATCTCTGGCTGTCTTCTTCTAGTGTCTTTGGATATCAGCTTTCTTTTGGGTAACTATGGACCTGGGTAATGAATTCCATTCACAGTGGTCAATTAAGTCAAACTCTACTCCAGGTGTGCAAAAACTGAGTGTCCAACCTTAGAAATATTATGTAATTTTGTACTACTAACAGCCTCAGcagctgatttttttccttacttttgaaaattgttggggtacctgggtggctcagttggttaagcatctgactcttgatattgtctcttgtcataatctcatggtttgtgagattgagccccaggtcaggctcatGGAgccttgcttggaattctctctctccctctctctctccctctctgcccctcccctcacacccccaccctgcccacatgtgctccctctctctctctctctctcaaaataaacaaacatttaaaaaaaaaaaaaaaagaaaattgttggcACTACTGAAACAGAGTTGTGTGGAAGACAGACATCTCTGGGTCTTTGGCCTACTTCAATCTACACTTAGAGgaactctttttctctccttatttGGTTTCATAACTTTAATGCTTATTATGCATCATTTATTCTGGTTTAGGGTCTGTGgtgctaaaaaataataaaaatgagagttTAAAATGGGCACTTTCAATTCACTAAAATGTCTTGTTTGGCTATGGTCTCCAAACTGTTTCGATCCATAATCCTAGGAAGTATAAGATCTGTGGGCATGTGATACAGTTATTTACAGGTTATATGCACATGTGCTGCTATTAATACAGCATGTACATTACAAGTCATAACATAGAAATTCTaaagaattaaagataaaaatatttactattagtggcaaatgatttttttgcCGTCACTAAAACTGTTAACAATACTAATAAGAACGAAGtgatttaatatactttatttctgAACATTTCAGTTTAATCTTTTATGATTGAGCCATTTGTTTTAATACCTGGTTTTAATGGCTGTCAGAGATACCTCATGAAGATATGTGGACCCAAACAGGAAAGGGACACCATGACACTGAGTCCCTTGATGTACAATTCCATCCTCCTATAAGGAAAAGGTTTAGGggtgttttgtggggttttttaaaaattattattttgttgtcatTGCTAACAGAAATTTAGTTAGTCGATGTCCATCTCTCCTGATATTAGTTGCTCTTGAAAGCTTATTAAAGTTATTCAATTTTTATCTCTTCAGGAATTGTGTTCTAAAACCACTGAAActttagaagatttttttccACTGGGTTAGGACGTTCCGTTTCCTACTTATTGAACATGCAGGTGTGAAGGGCTTTAACAGGTGacaaatcatgttttaaaatagaatcaCATTTTCAAACACTCACGTTCAAAAATATGCTCCCAGAAGCGCAGATTTCTTTTGAGAAGTTGTTTCTCCCTCATTGTTAAAACTCTACTTCTACGTGGAAGGGATAAGTGTATTTgagtgtatttttcaaaaatacacttGAGGTATGAGGTTGCACCTACTGAGACTGTTTAACACATAAAAGTCAGCAAACGTGGGCACTTgtctttttgtaaaagaaaaatgaaataataatccTATGTTCCATGTGTAGAAATACATTGAggtttggggcacccgggtggctcagtcagttaagcatctgacttcggctcaggtctgatctcaccgtttgtgggtttaagccctgcatcgggctctgtgctgatagctcagagcctggcatccatttcagattctgtgtctccccctctctctgaccctcccccacttgcactctgtgtctcgctctctcaaaaataaataaacattaaaaaaaaaaagaaatacattgagGCGCATTACTCATGTCATCACAAAGCGTATCCAAAGATGTTACTTATCTCAAAGGTCTTGTTGTTCTAGAATCAACTAAGTAATACCGTCCTATGACATTCTGTCTACATGTGGCTTTAACGCCTTTGCTCTCCTTCAATAGCTTGTTCGATAACTGACTTGTGAATGTTGCAGTCAAAGAGCTTCATACAGGTCACTGTTAATGACAGTGAGCACAGATCCTTACTTCAAATAACCTGCTTGATAATTCCTATGGAGCAGGGCTGGCTTCTGGTCAgatttcatgaattttttttttatcctgaatgGGAACACCGGCCATATGTTCCTACtatcccctctctccttcctctataTCAAAAACTCAGAGGGCACATGACTACTCAGAGCAAAGACTACATTTTTCAGTCCCTTCTCTCTTGCAGCTACCTGTGGCCTTGGAACAAAGTTTGGGTCATTGGAATATACATAGAAACAATGGATAGCCTTCAGAGGAAGGGGATATCTTTTGCTCCCTTTCCTCTGACCTAGCTGGAGTTCAGATGTGATGGCTGAAATCTAAGCAATCATGTTGCAGCAAGGGGGAGAAGCCTGGTACTGAGGCAGCCAGAACAGTAAGAGACAAGGGGCCAGGGTCCTTCGTGACTACATTGCCATCAAGTCAGCTCTGGACTGCCCGTGGTCATGTGGGAGAAGTACCCGCCCGTCTTTCTTGAGTTTTGTGATTCTGGGTTTTCTGGCTCTTGCTGCAGTATTGACCACCAACTAACGCACCTGGTAACAGTTGACGGAAAGCTCACGCAAAGACCCAGAGAAGACTCAGCCCTCCCACCCTGTCACGTCAGCCTATGTTTGTGCCGTTCATACTACTTCGTTCTGCAGCTTCCTAACAGAAACTGCATATAAACCACTTGCCTACGTCGTTGGGACTCGTCTATAAAAACGACATAATATAACCATTATGTCTCCTCTCTCGGGGATGTGTGAACGGAAACGCGTACCAACAACTTTGAAAGCAAATGAATGAGGGTGCCGCCACCAGTCAACCTCTACTCCACTCTCCTCTTGAGACAACTCAAGACCCAGGTGGGGCCTGTGTCTGATGAAAGAGACCACAGGGGAACACCAGTATCCATGTTAAACGTTAAtagagactcattttttttttcttggtcaataCATACATCCACAAAGACATtccactctcccctgctcttctCCCACCCTTACCAACGAATGTCTCTATACACCCCCCTGGTGTGCAAGCACTCCACTATGAAGCGTACAGATAGGGGGAAATCTGCATAAATATGTGCTCTCCATAAGACTGAAACCTTGCAAAGGCAAATGGTAAATCAAGGGGTAGGTGTACATAAAGATTGTGGTGCCTTACCTGAATACCTCCAGAATGGTCCGTTCTGATAACTTGGGAGCCACCTGCCTAAATGCTTTCTTGAAATCTTCCAATGTTAAATATCCACGGTCTATtttgaaatcaaaatataaaatattcacttacTTCTATAAACCCTATGAACTGTTATCTCTGCCATATTTGCGCGAAACTTCATTACTCGGGGAAAAGCAATAAATATAAGGTAATCTGAGACCGTCTCACTGGAAGAATGTAAGAATCTGGTAACACTCTCCTTCTGTGCAGTCCCAGATGATCTCACAGGCCATTCTAGCCCTATCATTTGCTGATTCTTTAAGTGCCAGGGAATGGACCGCagacatacagtgcaataatggcATATTAGGCTTCAAGTCTTTGTGAACTGCCAGAACAATTTATTCTTCgaaatccatttattttcttgcttggtGTTAGAAttataatatatgaatttttagaGGGAAACCATCATCGCAGCGAAGACGCTGACCCTGGACTCCATGAGTCTTTCCATCCTGTGTGTGATCTGTGGGGTTCGAAGCCACTTCTCTTGGCCATAACCAGTGTGAGAAAATAATTCCTCCGATCATGTGTGGGTCAAGGTAAGAGTCAAAGGAAAAAGGCCAAATGATCCCCCACACCTCTGTAGGTGGCTCATGACCTATATCCCCATGTGGCCAGCCCTTTTGCTGTCCCCATTACAAAGTAGGCAAATTCCAAGTACAATCACATcactgtaaatattattttatccatGGCAAATGTCAAGAATTTAAGACTGTGATAGAGAAAGAAATTCGCCCCAACATCTAGATGATGGCTaatgaatacagtaaaataatCTTCCAGGTCTATCGATCCttttatttagtaaaataatCTTCCaagtatattgattattttatttactgagagTACGTGGCAAGTTGTCTTAATAGCAATTTTTTTATGtcaaaatgatttaaagataCTTACAGTGCCTGTCGAAAGCTGTGAAGATGTGTCTTATCTCGTTCCGATGGAGTtgaacttccttcttttttcttacaaTACTTAAAAACTCCTCAAGTGATAGGCCTAGAAGTTAGGAAAAACAATTTGCCAAAGATGACCATCTTCCTCTTTAAgaacaaacataaatgaaaagtGATACATATTATGAACAAACTTTATGTTAGTTTTAACAAACAGTGCATATTCCTAAAGATCTATAAGGATGAAAAGACATTTTGCTAAACAGACCCAACCC comes from Panthera tigris isolate Pti1 chromosome B3, P.tigris_Pti1_mat1.1, whole genome shotgun sequence and encodes:
- the EFCAB11 gene encoding EF-hand calcium-binding domain-containing protein 11 isoform X9; protein product: MFFSEAGARPRTWEASPSEHKKWVKVFKACDEDNKGYLSREDFKVAVVMLFGYKPTKIEADSVMSSVNPNTSGLSLEEFLSIVRKKKEVQLHRNEIRHIFTAFDRHYRGYLTLEDFKKAFRQVAPKLSERTILEVFRSIVTQKKADIQRH
- the EFCAB11 gene encoding EF-hand calcium-binding domain-containing protein 11 isoform X4 encodes the protein MFFSEAGARPRTWEASPSEHKKWVKVFKACDEDNKGYLSREDFKVAVVMLFGYKPTKIEADSVMSSVNPNTSGLSLEEFLSIVRKKKEVQLHRNEIRHIFTAFDRHYRGYLTLEDFKKAFRQVAPKLSERTILEVFRRMELYIKGLSVMVSLSCLGPHIFMRYL